The genomic DNA GCAACCCTGGGTACACCACCAAGAATGATTGATGCCCTGTATGATCTTACTTTGAAAGCGCGGACACGGTTTCGGGGGTTAGCTGTGGTTGAGGGATTGTTCGTATTCCACGGGCGATTGATAGCCCAGCGAGCTGTGGAGGCGCACCGGGTTGTAAAAGGTTTCGATGTAGTCAAAGACCATCAGCCGTGCCTGCGCGCGGGTGGCGGGGAT from Luteolibacter rhizosphaerae includes the following:
- a CDS encoding IS3 family transposase, which translates into the protein IPATRAQARLMVFDYIETFYNPVRLHSSLGYQSPVEYEQSLNHS